In the genome of Buteo buteo chromosome 14, bButBut1.hap1.1, whole genome shotgun sequence, the window GCCCAGTTCTGATCATACTTGTTCCTAAGCCTTTTATAGCTGGACAACCTATGTCCTCCTTGTTCCCCATGCTAGGACATCCTGGAAGATACAGGGCAAACAGGCTGTAAAATCATCTGTATGAATTTCCCACACAGCAAAATACAGGCCATCAGAGCTTTCAGAGTTCCTTAGTAGGCTGCAATAATAAGGGATGTGGATAAAAGATCCGGAATTTTGGTATCTCAGGAATGAAAATATACACTGATACCAATTTCTCTGTAGGAAAAACAATGTAGATCTCAATCTTCAGAGATCtaatcaaataaaaaggaaCTCCTCAAATCTTATTTGGTTGACTTCAAATGACTTTTTAGATGAAATTGgcagatattttgaaaacacCTGGAAATGTTAATAACTTTCTTCCTGAACAGCCTCTGgctacagtaaaaaaaccccaaagttatTCCAAAGCATTACAGATTGAGCACAGCCTAGTTTAGGCCACAgaatgaaagggagaaaaactttaaaaagaaagaaatcactgagcCGTGGCCCAGCTATCGGGCTACTTACTATTTGtagcatttccagaaaaaatcTCCTCTGTCTGGAAAACACTACCCACACTGTAGCTTTGTCAGGTCTGTTTTATATGCCACTTTGTAATTCCACTACTCCAAGACACTTTCTTAGTTCTGCTGCCTTCTTCTCCAACTGCTGAATATTCCAGTGCCATTGTCTTTTATGTGAATGGAGTTTGTTCAGTTGGCAATGCAAACGTTTTACAATAGCATCATATCTTTTACTCTGTACctaataaaatagaataaaattcacttcaaaatttctttcaaGTACAACTATTTACAGAGGTGGGTTCAGCTCACCTAACACTCTCTAAGTGTAGATTCTGACATTTGACCAAGTCATTCCATGTTCACTGCTCAAGAGACACAGACATCTAGGAAACAATTCATCTGACTTATTTCAGATATCTGCTTTAGGACAATATGAATCGTGCCTCTCTTTCCTactaagggaaagaaaagctctgTCCCACTAAGAGCTTAAGTAAGTGAGGAGTTCAAGGTGGGTATCTGCTCTGTAGATGTCTAAAATTTAAGAAAGTAAATCCCACCCAAAGGGTCAGCATGTCACAGCTGTGGCAGCACTCTGTACATGGAAGATTTCAGGCTCCAGAGTGAGAggtgagaaaggaagaaattttcattctttcacaaGTGTGTTTGGGTATAAATTAGGATACAAATGAGGTAACCTAGATGGCTGTAGTAGCATCTTCACCGTTGCACTGCACTCGAAAACATGTGTTTTTCATAGAAATGTAATACTGCAGCAATGCAGTACTGTAACAATTTTGCCCTCATTCTTACCTTATGTGAAGAATGGCTGCTGCAGACGACCCTCTGAAGATTTGCATTATAAAGTGTAAAAGCACGAAACATTCattataataaaaatggaaataatggGTATTCACTTAATGAAAATTTGGGCTTACTTACCCTAGTTTGAATGGCATATGAGTGCTAGTGTATAATTATTCTTGTGTCTGCTTATTGAAATGTTATTACACTGTATTTAACACACACGATGGTGTACAGCTGCATCAGAACTGCAGCATTGCCAGTGACTTCCTGTGAGTCTTACTGCAAAAATTTCATGTATAATTAACTTCCTCCCTCACTAATGTTTTATAAATTACACTGCCTTCTTTTACAGGCAATGGGGTGTCTTTATTCATGTTGCCTGGCTCTCCACTATAATTCTTCACAGCTTTTCAAGGGATGCTGTCAGATTCACTGTGCTCTCAATCAATTCACTACCCAGTCTGTATTGACATtggggattgccccaacccagaCACAGGACCTTGGACTTGGCCTTGTTAAGCTTCCTGAGATTATAAGAAGGCCAGTTCCTTTTGGCCCATGCAGTGCTAAAAGCTGAGAATCCATGCAATATGTAAAAGTCCTATGACAAGTGATGAAGCCTTGAGGTGGGGTCAGCACGCAGATTAAGACACCTAGCTTTAGAGGTGTATGTGTGACCTACATGTCTACATTCCCATTTTGATCAACAGAAATCTAGCCTATGCATACTATAAAGTCTAGAAAGACCAGATTATGCAGCTCACCCTACTGTAAACACCTACATATGGCCAACTGAATTGATCTCCAGAATACATCAACTTCACTGACTACACCTCCAGCGATTATAACAGGAACCTGTCTGACTCATGTGTAGCCACCTGCGTTCAAACAACCACACTTAGGTGTTGGTGGTCTGTAGCCTAATCCCACCACTGCAGCTCCATGGAGCCTCATCCGTGTGTCTAGTATCTCACTTTATTCCCATGCTTAGCTGGAGTATTCTTTCCTGAGTTGTGCTAAGGACTACTGCATATTAATGTCTCTGCCTGTCCATTGTCagttttcatattaaaaattgGATTGTTTTCCAGAGAGCtcttaatagaaaataataccCTGAAAGATTCCATTTTTAAACCTGCTTCCTTCTGAGACAAAAAGATCATATAATCCAAACAACTGAAGAACAGGTTAACCTTCACTAtttaattaaattgattttgatAACAGAACAGAACATTATCTCCAGGCTGCCTAATTTCACTTTGGGTTTAGAGAACTTTCTTAGGAGGATGTTGCCTTGATAATAAGATATTTTCTCAGGTGCTGAATAGCATAGACCTATTCTAAAgtggctgtgttttgcttttcagtttaaaaattctCTGTTGTTCCCTatcacatgaaaaattattcttttttcctcctacatTTTACAATGGGCAATAGTGCTAACCTTAGATCAGTTAATCTTTATATTATCAAGCTTTGTTCATGAAATTTTGTGGCCTTTATTTGAAATAACAAGATAAATGATGTGAAACTTCCAAACTAAAAACTATCTAGACATACAAAGTATTTTAGTAAggaacaaaatgtaaaatacagttcaattatttaaaaagagaaggttTTAACTATTTATCAGAATTTTATCTTGGCAGCTAATTAGGAGCTGCTGTGTTATCCCTAATTTAATGTCAGCTCAAATTAGTGAGATTCATGGGAAGTCCATTTTCTTGGTGCAATTGATTCTCCCATTGATGAGTTATCCGGAGCCATGAGACAAGTCATGAATAATCAAGTCAGTAGTgaaatttaaagtatttcaaaagtattacagaaataaaaaaccacGCATTTTGCTTTACTACCATTCAGTGACCTCTTTCTTTTCAGGACCTCATTCCAAAAGTTCACGGCTGAACTCCTTCTTAAAagacttaaggaaaaaaagttcttaaCTTCAGGTTTTCTCATTATAGCAATTAGTCTTTctaaaattcagaatttatCAGTACCAAAAATTTAAGATAGCGTGGTTACTGTATATACTTGAATAATCTATGGCCAGCAACAGCATATAAAATACTTCAAACTTCATTTGCACTATCTACATTCTGTCTGGAGAActgtaattatattttattcaaaTGACTCACCTCAATTTCTTTTCTAAGCTtagcatgcatttttttctcttcttccagcaaatctgtttttttattaatgaacTCTTTCAATGTTGtgatttccctttttaaaagtgtaatttcTTCCTGCAGATGTAAGTCAAGATACAGAAATCCCCTCCTTAAAGAGTTGCACAGTACATCTATtaaacttattaaaaatgtcaCATTATAACAGTCTCACTTCATTAATAGGGACGAGATAAAGATCTATAATAAACAActtcacattaaaataattaataataatttaagaatTGTAATTAACActactaattaaaataattgataaCATGGCTTTAGATACTTAAGAAGATATACTCTTAATCTGAAACATGCAAACAACTACAACAATACAGAAATTTGAACTCATGCTGATggtctttattttgtttaaaatgcaatttattgcAAAATCAAAGAATATTTAATGTAATACTTGAGACTGATGTTTCCTTCTCAAGGGAAATACAATGCTAATGAGATTTTATTTATCAGTACTTAAAGATTTGCTCGTACAACCAAGTTTTCATCAATTTACACGAACAGAGTAACACCAGATTTTCAATAATGCAAGTTGTATCAGAGTTGAAACCTGTGACCCCATTTCAACTTCATACTCGTGTTTGTTCACATATTGGTAAAGTTTTGTGGTGAAAAATTCCTACATGGTAGTTTTTAATAAGTACTGCAATTAGGGTCAAGTAAAACCAACAATGTTAGACTAGAATaccaaaacaaatacatttttcctctttccttccttctatcACTGTCTCATCAAACCTACCTCCTGTTGGCAAACAGCTCAACTGTAGTTTGTTACCTGACAGCAAAGTTTAAAGAATACTGTGCTCTGACATGAAAAACATAACAACATGGCAGTGTTCCACAGAGCTCATGTCACTTTATCGAACAACCCAAAGAAGCCCACAAACAGTCTGGCAATGATATAGTTTAATTTACAGCtctgtaattttcttcatatctGAGTTCATTCAATCACACAGAATGAACCTGACTTTTACAATAATATACAGATAACAATGgctgatgtttctttttactgcatACTTAAAATTTCTTCAATTAATAGTCAAAATTTCTTCAATTAATGTAGCATTATAAATCATCTGTATTCCCCGTAGTCAGTCCCTCATGAACCGTAAACATATTAGACAAAATAATCATATTAACTAAACTATGCCAAAATTATTtcacacaaaaggaaaagaatcagAGAGGAAATACAGTACCTGGACTTGTTTTATAACAGATCCTTCTGGATTCTGGAGGTCACGCATTAACTCCTCTTTCTTTGTCCTTAATTCTTTaacaaaagctttctttttagcAAGCTCAATCATAACTGGCATTTTACTTTCCATCTCCCAAAAGAGATGTTTATgagcctttattttttctcGATAATCATTATTTCTTGCAAATGTTATCTCAAACTCTTCTTGTACTGTTTCTGCATCATGCCTCAGCTTTAAATTTTCAGAATATAGGGCTCTGACTTGGGCCTCCAGATTTTCACAGTGATATTTTGTCACTTCTATGGCATCATCTTGCagatgtatttctctttctgttgtcTTCGTTTCTAACAGAATAGAAcccatttctttctctagtTCCTGAAACTTTgcctgtaaaatatttcagtgttcacttaaaaacatttattgagAGGATACTAGGTATCTAAACactgtaatttatatttattcaaGAGAGTcttctttttcacttgtttAATGTGGCTTGAATGGAAGATAATTAGAGTTCCATTTCCTAAAACCTTCACCTTAGAGGCACAATGCAAGAATACTACCTTAGACTTCTCCCCTTTGACTGAGtctaaaacatgaaataaagtatccttaaaattactttaaattccTTGTATTTGCAAGATGCATAGGACGTGACAGGTCAAACCCAATCCTAATGTTTGTTTAGAGCTGAAATCTGGTTAAGTCCTAATCAGACTAAAAATAACTAATGATGCCAAAAATCACTTACAAACCCACACAAACACATAGATGGGTGTTTGGGGTGATGGAGATTAACTAGCCTGCTCTACTGTAGTTTTTAACGCCTCCTTCATCACAGTAGTATCTGAGAGTAGGATTAATCCCAGCTATTTTTAATCCCCTAAGAAATATGCATCTAGTCCTAAAAAAGCCTCTACATCTTCTCACTGATGAGAAGCAAACAACTCCAGGAAGTAGTACTTCAACCCATGATaagaaatcatagaatc includes:
- the CCDC122 gene encoding coiled-coil domain-containing protein 122, which translates into the protein MAKQSSPSLTEVVKRVAEQQHSQVSEIEKSKTVIFQLQAKFQELEKEMGSILLETKTTEREIHLQDDAIEVTKYHCENLEAQVRALYSENLKLRHDAETVQEEFEITFARNNDYREKIKAHKHLFWEMESKMPVMIELAKKKAFVKELRTKKEELMRDLQNPEGSVIKQVQEEITLLKREITTLKEFINKKTDLLEEEKKMHAKLRKEIEVQSKRYDAIVKRLHCQLNKLHSHKRQWHWNIQQLEKKAAELRKCLGVVELQSGI